The stretch of DNA TGaagaagtataataataataattgatgtaTGAATCCTGTATGCTTTAACACCTAACTTccactggaaaaagaaaagaaaatcactaaGGGTCCACTttgaaataaaggaatgaaagACAACATACAAATCCATGTAGACAGAAGGCTAAAGAAACTATGGATGGAAAAAGGGAGGTTAGGGACAAGCTATTCTGGAAAGATTTTGATTTCAGGGCAAGACTTGGAAGAGCTCAGTGCTGGGATTTGACAAAGAGAAAGTATGCATGTTGCAGACCCTGTCATTCATATCAGACTTTGGTAGCAACTGGAAACATAAACATACCCCAACCAactaaaaaaaatcacttatacAGCTGTTCCATGTATCAAGTGAAATGAAAACTAAGTAAAGAAAtctaaaataagaaaaatatagATCAGTGGCATGAacggtttttggttgtttttcgtAAAGGAAATAAGAAATGAAGGGGAAGTGGACAAGCCCAAATGAGAATTTTGTATGCCACTGTCGGCACAAGTTTCAGCTTTTTATCCTATTCTCTTTGCATTAGTATTCTGAAAATACTTCCAATTACACCAATTTTAagttttagtgggtttttttacaTAGATTGTCTCTACACTATACACGTTAGTATTACGTCAGGATTTTAGAGAACATCAATGTAAAATAAACTAGGTAAGCACTATCATATTATAGGCAGATCTACAAGTCAAGAGTTCTCATTACATTCAGCAATGTACCTCACACAATGCAAGTGAACAATGTGCCGTCTTTTTCTCATCATCAAACCACTCTGCATGTTCGGTCAAAGCTCCAGTTGCTGGCACCAACCAATCACTGGCCCCATGACCATATTTCAACACTTCTATGTTTCATTTTGCCAAAAGCACACAGATCACTGAGAAATGAAGCTAAGCTGTGAAGAATGTACAGCTTCCTTCATGGATAAGACTTTGGATGACTGCCTGAAATAACTAAAAGAAGAGCATCAGACTCGCTTGCATCCTGCAAGCTCCAGCATGCCATCTAAATTCAAATTTGATGTTCCCAGGAACACTCTGTAAGCCTTAAGTATTAAGCATAAGCCAAACGATAATAATCATGACCAACTAGAAGCTGAATCATAAGCATTACCAAGTAGACACCGATAATAAATCAATCTCCATCGACCATTTTTCATCTTCTTATCATGCTCTCCCTTCCATATACCACTCTTCATTCATATTTTCAGTTCTCATCATCATCCCTTCATGcactccctccccaaacccctacctccactccctaaaaaaaacaacctccccctccctccctttccaatccctgccaccttcatcctctCATCCCCTTTTCCCTACCcctgaaaaaaacgaaaaatgagaaaagaaaatcattgtGGGTCCACTTTGACAAACACTTTGGGCCGGGAAAAGATCTTGATGGCCTCCTCCACCTCTGCCAGCTTGCTCTCCACTCCTTTGCGCAAGTTGCGGACACGCACAGTGTCGCTCCCGATGGGCAGGGCCGACAACTGCTGCACCAGTTCCTTCTCCTCTGCAACCACCATTGACAACATAGCACAGTTCAGTgaagttttattgtttttgttttctttcttattttttcttgaaAAGTTAAAAGTGTTAACGATCCCACTGCCTTGCCTGCAAAACATTTACACATTCTCACATTCTATGTACATTATTTGTACAATGTTAAACATGCTCAGGCATGACCATTCTGATGCATGAGACAACAAAATCCAAAACAAATTCATTTGCTAATTTGTTGGCTAATAACACACgtccatacaaacacaaacactcacaaacacacataaaatggCAAGAACACTTTCAAGAACACAACTATGAACTCACAAGCAAGcaggcacccacacacacacacacaccagagttaGGTCACATGAGCAATCTCAGCGTGAAGAATGTTACTAGCTCTATGCTAGTTCCAAAGACTGAGGAAtgcaaagcaaacttagcactacAAAGACAGCTAATGAAACCCAGCCCAGGACTCAAGCTAACCAACTCAACCACCACAAACAAAGACGCATGGATCCTACATACTCTGCTGAAGCAGGGACAGCGTCTCACGACGCTCACTTTCAGGCAAAGCACGGTGACCGGGGGGCATGGCCGGATCTGGTGTGTTGGCAATCCGCTCCTCCTCGTCTTTTCGCCACTGCTTCTTGCGGTTCCTCAGACTGCAACACACAGCCCAAAACTGATATCATGCCAAACTtgtgtgtctgcatatatatTCACCCGAACCTACATTTATCATGGCTTGAATGCCTGACTcctttaactcacttagtactgccagttagctcccctgactttcccccaGACGTCTcttttgtatgggtaagaaacaaaatcgccaaaaaacaattgttagaatttatgaactgaaaacttccaaactgatcagtaacataaggagttagttggggacaaaatgtaaaacttcctcccttcttatgcaaTGATACAGttagatgatgaaagtatccatatcttttgttcaaaatttgcacacattGATGACCtgtaaatgaatccaggaaagcacaaagagtttgaaacagattagtATATAACCACGATAGGGCCCCTTCACCTCACtgctgtctgccttgtgactgagacaaaactgggtcagacaccattgttgacacacactgttcacatgaaccagtcaccacgAAAATAACTTTCCTGCTCGCGAGCACAGCATCACACATTGCATTTActggtcgcagtggagagtggaaaggtcagtttagatattcttagcttataaTGTGACCATGCAAATTAGGtaccactccaaaaattcaaaactatctaaggccTCAATCAGGGTCCTTCGTCTGAGACGGTTGTAAACAGTAGAAGTGGGTTAAAAGTACCCATGTAACAAAACTACAAGCTACCATTTTAGAAATATCTATGGCAACCCCAAACTGCTTCTGTCATAAAACTACAAGCTACtgctaataacaataattttCATGGCATTCATAAACTGCTTCTGTAACAAAACTACAAGCTACTAACTATATGAATGATCTAGTAACAAATCTGCAAACCACTGCCAATAACAGTCATTTTCATGACATCCAAAAactgctttaaaaacaaaactacaagctACTAGTTATATGAATGATCTCTGACGCCCCAAAAACTACATCAGTACAGTAACAAAACTGCAAACTACTGCCACTCATTATTCTTTCTGACAGTAGCATAACATGGTCCAGCCGTCTTTCCATATTTAAAAAATTCTGTATGTCATCCAGTTCCTCAAGGTTTTATGAAGAACTGCTGAGTAGGGAGCTATAATACAGACTATACCCACAGGTACTCAAACCTCTGACTAAGATCAAGTGTTAACACATGACCGGCACAACAACTGAATGGTTCAACACTAGACTTTCAATCAGTGGGTCCTGGATTTGGATCCTGGTCACATGGCCtggtgtacatgtgcatgcaggagatcaaaatATGCTCACTTAAGATTCCATGGCTCAGTCAGCattccatgggttatggaaaccagaatatATCCAGTGtgcacacacctgaaaacaagagtatggctgtctacatgatgTGGTAAAGATGGtcattcacaaaaaaaacccacctgtacagtagagagtgagagagctgcAGCACATGAAGGCATAAGAAGAACTCTTAGTATGGCTTCCAGTCACACCCCACCAAGAGAGAACTATGCTTGAAAATATATGCAGGGTTAGAAAGAACTATGCTTGAAAATATCTGCAGAGTTTTCCCTACAGGACCCTACATTCCTCCATCTATAGTCTCTGTTTTTACTCACAAGATCACACAGTTACTTTGCACTTTTTTGGTATGGCCTCTGCATGTCAAGTTTTATCTAAGAGTGCAAAAAAACTTtggacaactacacacacacatgcataaacacacaacatacaacatgcacatatgcatgcatatgcacatgcacacacacatgcccaaagCCCCTAAATTTCTCATGGAAGCAAAGCCTTACTAGACAGGAACATCCCCCTTGGTATAGTTCGTCAtggcttcttcctccttcttcttcaactcaTCTAGAGCAGTAACGCTGGCAGCCCGTGGCATTGTCGCATGTCGGGCGTTGCGTCCGttgatcttgatgaagtcaaaatTGTGGCGAACCATCTTTACCTGCACACAAAGGTTAGGACCAACacagatttggtgtgtgtgtgtgtgtgtgtgtgtgtgtgtgtgtgtgtgtgtgcgtgcctgtgcacatgtgtgtacctgtgtttgtgtgtgtctatgagagtgtgtgtgtgtgtgtgtgtgtgtgtgtgtgtgtgtgtgtgtgtgtgtgtgcattcatgtgtcagtgtgcatctGTATATGCTTATTCAATATCTGTCCATTTCTATGTTTGCAACAAAATAAAactaagaaatagaaaaaaactgAGAGTGATAAAgataggagagagaaacacacacacacagagacagacagagagagagagagagagagagagagagagagagagagaaagcggttCAGAAGTACCCGGTACTTAAAAAATTGTCGTTAAATTAAAAAGAAGTAATCCCACTAGATGACACTGACAGCCATTATTTTAGTCAAAACACTCCTCTTCCATTCTGCCTGCTATCTCTTTGACTAGTATTATGACTTCTTCAGCTTctgccggttgtgtgtgtgtgtgtgtgtgtgtgtgtgtgtgtgtgtgtgtgtgtgtgtgtgtgtttgcacgtttgtgtgtgcacatacacttgTTCATCTAAGGTGTGCTTAATCAAGttaatgcatgtatgtttatCTTAACTTTTTACTGTAAAGGTCATGAGTTCCCTACCTGGAACCAGTGGGAGATGAGAGCATCAAtctgcattatcatcattatttttatcgtTAGTATTCTCAGCACCTAAACTTTTGAAAAAAGCTGTTCACTGACCTGACTCTCAAAaactaataaaacaacaacaacaacaaaaaaacccaatcgtAGCAAGACCCATGCATATATGCCATGTATCCAGTGTTACAAAAGCTCTACTATGTTTACAACAGAGATGAAAACAAGAATCTTGTTCACaatgatagatatatataatcataataatgattaaaaaaaaaaaaaattttaaaagaagtaAAATGAATGATGCATTTAGTCTCTACCAGTTGCTATAATAAgacaatgcaaaaaaacaaataatgcaTTATGACATACGCATGTGtgttcaaatgcacacacacacacacacacatacacacacacacacacatatgcacacacactcacacaaacgcacaagcacacacactcacaagcacacacactcacacacacacgcacagacactttaacacactcacacaagtacGATTATTACACAATACAGGCACACATAAacatccacatacacatacacaggaacagacacagacagacagacacgaatgcacagatacacacacatgcagacacacacacaaacacagttaaataaaaaaaattttttttttaagtattcctACTTTGTGATtactatagaagaagaagaagaagaagaagaagaatggtcagCATTTATTGCTATTTATTGTTGCAGTGACCACTGGTGTACATTCCTTAAAAGAGGACATTCCTTGAAAAACAGTCacacatgttttacaaacaacattacaaaaaagaaaaaaaaaaaggacaattcaATTTTTAAACAGAATCTCACATCATTAGCTGAAGAGGCCAGAGGTACAGACAGCTTTTCTGAAGGATCAGGTGTACATGGGCGAGACTCCAGTTTCACCGGTGGACCTGATCTGGAATGGGCTCTGAGGAATGTTGCTGAAGAGGGACGAGGAGTTGCAGGATTCTGTGAACACAAATGGTCTTTCATAGAGTCAGGCGGTCGGGTGGTAACGTGTTTGCCCAGGAAGCGAGATCATCTGACAATCTACAGGTGCAGGACAGAATCCTACAGTCATcatatttggagtgatggcctggaggtaacacgtccgcctaggaagcgagagaatttgagcgcgctggttcaaatcacggctcagccgccaatattttcttccccctccactagaccttgagtggtggtctggacgctagtcatttggatgagacgataaacagaggtcctgtgtgcagcatgcacttggcgcacataaaagaacccacggtaacaaaagggttattcctggcaaaattttgtaggaaaatccacttcgataggaaaaacagataaaactgcatgcaggaaaaaatacaaaaaagtgggtggtgctgtagtgtagcgacgcgctctccttgggatggcagcccaaattttacacagagaaatctgttgtgataaaaagaaatacaaatacaaatacaaatttatctAGAGCTTGAGTGGTTGGCTGGATGCCGGTCATTCAGAACGGACAACAGTCCagagtgcaacatgcacttagttagagcatgtaaaataattcacagaaacaaaaggggtgtcccttgcaaaattatgaagaaaaatccatGCTAATATATGCATGCCTAACAGAATGacataggaaatgaatgatgaccATCAGAAGGCACTGTCAGTTGGCTCCACCAAGGCAGAATGCCTGTTGTGCAAAGACTCCATCTTTCTGCAGTGTTTAGCGTTTGGTCAGCGACTGATGACAGACTCCATAAGCATcaataataattctttttttttctcttttttttttttaagatcgtTTGGTGTCTGACTGAAGACAGGTTCTATAagtatcaattaaaaaaaaattctttaaagaTTGCAATTTATGTGCCTAATGATATAGTCAATAAAGAATCAGGAACATAATTCCTGGTGTTCTTGGCAAGAAAACATGTTGTAGATGTTCTACAAAAGTCACTGTAATAATACTCTGCCAATCCAAGTTtgtgcatgtttctctgtgtgtgtgtgtgtgtgtgtgtgtgtgtgtgtgtgtgtgtgtgtgtgtgtgtgtgtgtgtgtgtgtgtgtgtgtgtttactgttgaTGTTTCCTAAGAATTTACGGAAATCACTTATTTAGGTCGCCTTAAATACAAATCACAGAATATATGGTTATGATAGACAAAAGTAAACAATATTCCTTTCAGTCTCATAACAAACAATATTCCTTTCAGTTCCATAACAACTATTAATGTGTCTTTcctggagggagtggagagactaAGCTTATACACTGTGGTTAGGGTGTTGATAGGTAAAGGAAATAATGATGGTCAAAAGGGGgcaaaataagtaaatgaaaccACAggtt from Babylonia areolata isolate BAREFJ2019XMU chromosome 18, ASM4173473v1, whole genome shotgun sequence encodes:
- the LOC143292718 gene encoding enkurin domain-containing protein 1-like, which codes for MQGGLMLEGTGFGSSRQIKDFRMKDHVAENVRRMRQIQRRCRQREKESVQPVKVLWKSEKYTEVQSRIKQDLENPATPRPSSATFLRAHSRSGPPVKLESRPCTPDPSEKLSVPLASSANDVKMVRHNFDFIKINGRNARHATMPRAASVTALDELKKKEEEAMTNYTKGDVPVYLRNRKKQWRKDEEERIANTPDPAMPPGHRALPESERRETLSLLQQKEKELVQQLSALPIGSDTVRVRNLRKGVESKLAEVEEAIKIFSRPKVFVKVDPQ